The proteins below are encoded in one region of Ferruginibacter lapsinanis:
- a CDS encoding TonB-dependent receptor family protein yields MQKIITTLLLSITVQSALLAQNVTNSTTDTSVHYKNLPDISVVGRNSKRDIQQMPEVVGTSIYAGKKSSLIVLDNVQGNVATNTMRQVIAKVPGIQIWESDGSGIQIGIAARGLSPNRSWEFNVRQNGYDIAADPFGYPEAYYNPQLQAVQRLEIVRGQGALQYGPQFGGLVNYILRNGSEIKKPIQFETQQTAGSNGLINTYNAIGGDTKKFHYYTFFDHRSAEGYRQNSRYYTNAGFGSFTYKFTDKFSVTAEVMRSNIRSQQPGGLTDAQMSGDITKSFRNRNWFDITWTTLALISNYQINDRSKLNVKLFGVLGDRSSIGFVASGGIIVADTINKTTNQYNPRNLNTDNYRNYGLEVRYLTDYNLFNTKSTVSVGARLYKGNTYRYVADGKGSTGTDYDMTVTGGIWTRDLDFGATNTALFAENIFRITDKLLVIPGIRYEYISGHASGRNGFNGNTPIILQDQSKKRSFILAGVGAEYHVNSTTEIYANISQAYRPVQFADLTAPPTTDVIDQNLKDAKGYNADFGYRGKIRDYLFFDASAYYLQYNNRIGVIVQQRTDGSFYNYRTNVGNSTSKGFEGLVEFSPIKAFTKNRLFDISVFASYSFTDARYGNFQVITKNSNNDLVESNLKNKKIENAPENILRSGLSVSYKSLMLTGQLSYTDDAFADANNTIAPSANAQNGVIPSYTVADLTASYKFSDMLNVKAGINNIGNEKYFTRRSGGFPGPGALPSDGRTFFISIGAKF; encoded by the coding sequence ATGCAAAAAATTATAACGACACTATTATTAAGTATTACAGTTCAATCTGCCCTATTAGCACAAAACGTTACAAATTCAACTACAGATACATCCGTACACTATAAAAACCTTCCTGACATCAGTGTTGTTGGTCGAAACAGCAAGAGAGACATTCAACAGATGCCGGAAGTGGTGGGCACATCAATTTATGCAGGCAAAAAAAGTTCCCTGATCGTTTTAGATAACGTTCAGGGAAATGTTGCTACCAACACCATGCGTCAGGTAATAGCAAAAGTTCCGGGTATTCAGATCTGGGAAAGTGATGGCAGCGGTATACAAATTGGTATTGCAGCAAGAGGATTGAGTCCTAACCGCAGCTGGGAATTCAATGTTCGTCAAAATGGATATGATATTGCTGCTGATCCTTTTGGTTATCCTGAAGCGTATTACAATCCTCAATTACAGGCTGTACAAAGATTAGAGATCGTTAGAGGGCAAGGCGCTTTACAATACGGCCCGCAATTTGGTGGTCTGGTAAATTATATTTTGAGAAACGGCAGTGAAATAAAAAAACCGATCCAGTTTGAAACACAACAAACAGCCGGCAGCAATGGATTGATAAATACCTACAACGCCATCGGTGGTGACACCAAAAAATTCCATTATTATACTTTTTTTGATCATAGAAGCGCAGAAGGTTACAGACAAAACAGCCGTTACTACACCAATGCAGGCTTCGGTTCATTCACGTATAAATTCACTGATAAATTTTCTGTAACTGCAGAAGTGATGCGATCAAATATCCGCAGTCAGCAACCGGGAGGATTAACAGATGCACAAATGTCTGGCGATATTACAAAAAGTTTCCGCAACAGAAACTGGTTTGATATTACCTGGACCACCCTTGCTTTGATCAGTAATTATCAGATCAATGATAGATCTAAATTGAATGTAAAACTATTTGGAGTATTGGGTGACAGAAGTAGTATTGGATTTGTTGCTTCGGGTGGAATCATCGTGGCAGATACTATCAATAAAACCACCAACCAATACAATCCGAGAAATTTAAATACCGACAATTACCGCAATTACGGACTTGAAGTAAGGTACCTGACAGATTACAACCTGTTCAACACAAAGTCTACGGTTTCTGTTGGAGCACGTTTGTATAAAGGAAATACCTATCGTTATGTAGCAGATGGTAAAGGTTCTACCGGAACAGATTATGACATGACAGTTACCGGCGGAATATGGACTAGAGACCTGGATTTTGGCGCAACCAATACTGCATTATTTGCCGAAAATATTTTCAGAATTACCGACAAATTATTAGTGATCCCAGGTATTCGTTACGAATATATCAGTGGTCATGCAAGCGGAAGAAATGGTTTTAACGGCAATACACCAATCATTTTACAGGATCAATCAAAAAAACGCAGTTTTATTTTAGCGGGTGTAGGTGCAGAATACCATGTTAACTCAACTACTGAGATCTATGCTAACATCTCACAAGCTTATCGTCCGGTTCAATTTGCTGATCTTACTGCTCCTCCAACAACGGATGTGATCGATCAGAATCTAAAAGATGCAAAAGGATATAATGCAGACTTTGGCTACCGTGGAAAAATAAGAGATTATCTATTTTTCGATGCAAGTGCTTATTACTTACAATACAACAACCGTATTGGTGTAATTGTACAACAAAGAACAGATGGCAGCTTTTATAACTACCGTACAAACGTAGGAAACAGCACCAGTAAAGGGTTTGAAGGTTTGGTGGAATTTAGTCCGATCAAAGCTTTTACAAAGAACAGATTGTTTGATATCAGTGTTTTTGCTTCTTATTCGTTCACTGATGCCCGTTACGGAAATTTCCAGGTGATAACTAAAAACAGCAATAATGATCTGGTAGAAAGCAATTTGAAAAACAAAAAGATTGAAAATGCACCTGAAAACATTCTACGTAGTGGTTTATCGGTAAGTTATAAATCATTGATGTTAACCGGTCAGTTAAGTTACACTGATGATGCCTTTGCTGATGCCAACAACACTATTGCTCCTTCTGCT
- a CDS encoding metal-dependent transcriptional regulator has product MLSFTEENYLKALLKLLLENKAKEGVGTNELAGHLNVKPATANDMLKKLKEKSLVDYEKYGRISLTESGKKIAIEVLRKHRLWETFLYEKLEFTWDEVHEVAEQLEHIQSQKLIDKLEKFLNFPEFDPHGDIIPNAKGEFKVQFKRTLADIKVGESCKMVAVKDNSVEFLRYVVKVGLGINNLIKVISQENYDALIEIEVNGKRSSVSQRFAQNIFVICENCELGKPCPEGKCDIK; this is encoded by the coding sequence ATGCTATCGTTTACAGAAGAGAATTATTTAAAGGCGTTATTGAAATTATTATTGGAAAATAAGGCCAAAGAAGGGGTTGGAACAAACGAATTGGCCGGTCATTTAAATGTAAAACCTGCTACAGCCAATGATATGCTTAAAAAGCTAAAGGAGAAATCATTGGTTGATTATGAAAAATATGGAAGAATCTCTCTGACAGAATCCGGAAAAAAAATAGCCATTGAAGTATTAAGAAAGCACCGCCTCTGGGAAACCTTTTTATATGAAAAGCTGGAATTTACCTGGGATGAAGTACATGAAGTAGCCGAACAATTAGAACATATTCAATCACAGAAACTGATAGATAAACTGGAAAAATTCCTCAATTTCCCTGAATTTGACCCACACGGAGATATTATTCCAAACGCAAAAGGAGAATTTAAAGTTCAGTTTAAGCGGACACTGGCGGATATAAAAGTGGGGGAATCCTGTAAAATGGTTGCTGTAAAAGATAACTCTGTTGAGTTTTTACGATATGTTGTAAAAGTGGGATTGGGCATTAACAACCTGATAAAAGTTATTTCACAGGAAAATTATGATGCCTTGATCGAAATTGAGGTGAATGGCAAAAGATCCAGCGTTAGCCAACGGTTTGCACAAAATATTTTCGTAATATGTGAAAATTGCGAACTAGGCAAGCCTTGCCCTGAAGGAAAATGTGATATAAAATAA
- a CDS encoding TonB-dependent receptor, with protein sequence MRLSFTLTGMLTLVNMLLMAQTGTISGRVKAANEVVQFASVVMIGVNDGVLTDSLGNYSFKNLKAGIYKLRSSAQGYLSSVKTITVTEGENVVTDLVLTKHQHQLDEVVITGTLKEVKRIESPVPVEVYSPAFFKKNPTPSIFDALQNVNGVRPQLNCNVCNTGDIHINGLEGPYTMVLIDGMPIVSSLATVYGLSGIPNCIVERIEIVKGPASSLYGSEAVGGLINIITKSPTTAPIVSADVMATSWKEFNADLGFKFNAGKNASVLTGANYFKYDNIVDINNDNFTDVTLQDRFSLFQKWNFQRKEGRALNLAARYFGEDRWGGDVRWTKAFRGGDSIYGESIYTKRWELLGNYQLPTKEKLMLSLSYNDHDQDSRYGKIIYDAAQRIAFTQLTWDKTIKRHDLLAGAALRYTFYDDNTAATAINSINKPDKIWLPGIFLQDEITLSHDHKFLAGFRYDHNSRHGNIFTPRIAYKWSINSTNIVRLNAGTGFRVVNLFTEDHAALTGARFVEVKNELKPEKSYNANINYIKKIYGRNGMFIGIELTGWYTYFNNRIIADYDTDPNKIIYDNINGFAESKGMSANLDISWRNGLKILAGATYMHVTTTENGVKEQQILTEKFTGTWAVSYKIKKIDLAFDYTGNIYGPMRLPLLGKLDPRLANSPVWSIQNIQLLYSGFKKCEIYGGVKNLLNFTPAKNNPFIIARTDDPFDKHVQYDSNGQVMATPSNPYALTFDPTYMFAPNQGIRGFMGVRYTLK encoded by the coding sequence ATGAGATTATCTTTTACTTTAACGGGAATGTTGACATTGGTAAATATGCTGCTGATGGCACAAACGGGCACCATATCCGGTAGAGTAAAAGCTGCAAACGAAGTTGTACAATTTGCCAGCGTTGTAATGATCGGAGTCAATGACGGAGTGCTTACCGATAGTCTTGGAAATTATAGTTTTAAAAACCTGAAAGCGGGTATATATAAATTGAGAAGTAGTGCACAAGGGTATTTGTCATCAGTTAAAACGATAACAGTAACAGAGGGAGAAAATGTTGTTACTGATCTGGTGCTTACAAAACATCAACATCAATTAGATGAGGTAGTAATAACAGGAACCCTGAAGGAAGTAAAAAGAATTGAAAGTCCTGTGCCGGTAGAAGTATACAGTCCTGCTTTTTTTAAAAAGAATCCAACGCCTTCTATTTTTGATGCATTACAAAATGTAAATGGCGTAAGACCGCAGTTAAATTGCAATGTGTGTAATACCGGCGACATTCATATCAATGGATTGGAAGGTCCTTACACAATGGTGTTGATTGATGGCATGCCGATAGTAAGTAGCCTGGCAACGGTGTACGGATTATCGGGTATCCCTAACTGTATTGTAGAAAGAATTGAAATAGTAAAGGGCCCGGCTTCTTCACTGTATGGAAGTGAAGCAGTAGGAGGGTTGATCAATATCATCACTAAATCTCCTACAACAGCCCCGATAGTTTCTGCCGATGTAATGGCTACAAGCTGGAAAGAATTTAATGCAGACCTTGGATTTAAATTTAACGCAGGTAAAAACGCATCGGTACTAACCGGCGCCAATTATTTTAAGTATGATAATATAGTCGATATCAATAACGACAACTTTACCGATGTAACCTTACAGGATAGATTCTCTCTTTTTCAAAAATGGAATTTTCAGCGTAAAGAGGGAAGGGCATTGAATCTGGCTGCAAGATATTTTGGTGAAGACCGATGGGGCGGAGATGTGCGTTGGACAAAAGCTTTCAGAGGTGGGGATAGTATTTATGGCGAAAGTATTTATACAAAACGTTGGGAGTTGTTGGGGAATTATCAGTTGCCTACTAAAGAAAAATTAATGCTTTCGTTGAGCTATAATGATCATGATCAGGATAGCCGATACGGTAAAATAATCTATGATGCGGCACAAAGAATTGCTTTTACACAGCTTACCTGGGATAAGACGATCAAACGACACGACCTGTTAGCAGGCGCAGCTTTGCGATATACTTTTTATGATGACAATACTGCGGCTACAGCAATTAATTCAATCAACAAGCCCGACAAAATATGGCTGCCCGGTATTTTTTTGCAGGATGAAATTACATTGTCACATGATCATAAATTTTTAGCCGGATTCAGGTATGACCACAACTCAAGGCATGGTAATATTTTTACCCCACGTATTGCATATAAGTGGAGTATAAACAGTACCAATATTGTAAGATTGAATGCAGGTACAGGTTTCAGGGTAGTTAATTTGTTTACCGAAGATCATGCAGCTTTGACGGGAGCAAGATTTGTAGAAGTTAAAAATGAACTGAAACCAGAAAAAAGTTACAATGCCAATATCAACTACATTAAAAAAATATATGGCCGCAACGGAATGTTTATTGGCATAGAACTAACGGGCTGGTATACCTATTTTAATAACCGTATCATTGCAGACTATGATACAGATCCTAATAAAATAATTTACGATAATATCAATGGTTTTGCAGAAAGTAAAGGAATGAGTGCCAATCTTGATATCAGTTGGAGGAACGGGCTGAAAATATTGGCAGGCGCCACTTACATGCATGTGACCACAACAGAGAATGGCGTTAAAGAACAGCAAATCCTTACAGAAAAATTCACGGGCACATGGGCTGTTTCTTATAAAATAAAAAAGATCGATCTGGCTTTTGACTACACAGGAAATATCTATGGTCCAATGCGTTTACCCTTACTCGGTAAGCTTGATCCAAGGCTGGCTAATTCACCGGTGTGGAGTATACAAAATATACAATTGCTATATTCAGGGTTTAAAAAATGTGAAATATATGGCGGTGTAAAAAATCTATTGAATTTTACACCGGCTAAAAATAATCCATTCATCATAGCTCGTACCGATGACCCCTTTGATAAGCATGTGCAATATGACTCTAATGGGCAAGTGATGGCAACGCCATCCAATCCTTATGCGCTCACTTTTGATCCAACATACATGTTTGCACCCAACCAAGGGATACGAGGTTTTATGGGAGTAAGGTATACTTTAAAATAA